One genomic segment of Candidatus Thermodiscus eudorianus includes these proteins:
- a CDS encoding TRAM domain-containing protein yields the protein MSRNSKRKKRDPYSTSYERLSIYPTYKNPESDNKRRSPPVREGTTVKIRITGVDDEGRPIGLYSGYEIAVDESSEDLEPGETVRVKIKRVRGRKALGSIKKEEKD from the coding sequence GTGTCCAGGAACTCGAAGAGGAAAAAGCGAGACCCTTATTCTACAAGTTATGAGAGGTTAAGCATATACCCCACATACAAGAATCCGGAAAGCGACAACAAGAGGCGCTCGCCACCAGTGAGAGAGGGGACAACGGTCAAGATTAGGATAACAGGGGTAGACGATGAAGGCAGGCCTATCGGCCTATACTCGGGGTACGAGATAGCAGTTGATGAGTCTTCCGAGGATCTTGAACCAGGGGAAACTGTCAGGGTGAAGATAAAGAGGGTCAGAGGGAGGAAGGCTCTAGGGTCGATAAAAAAGGAAGAAAAGGATTAG
- a CDS encoding NAD(P)/FAD-dependent oxidoreductase, whose protein sequence is MTGSDVVVVGLGPSGALFSWMAASMGYRVVGYDFQRTYRKPCGDAVVVNREYEALLRRSNSITGIVRRHIIDIDGEKTIDIDHSRPAWYIIDKAGFVDYLREAALSEGAHVVYKQVKPESVGGHVVVDARGPYAHSSNRNAWIMAYRALVKSDAWPEDTALLRFETTSSGILWIFPGNRRGVVNVGGGVKGASISEVKRYIISIVRERLGSNAEVIEESVAPIAVYSKVDPVRGRVVKLGEAGGLINSAGGEGIRMALLSALRTKEILAEGLEGFNSKYPSTIRDIASEAILSRRLLYAMERAKPGLGREILTGLPVSFWHGFLRGELSRTLIARSLISRPRTALLVLRALLSSQA, encoded by the coding sequence TTGACTGGATCTGACGTGGTCGTCGTCGGTTTAGGGCCTAGTGGCGCGCTTTTCTCCTGGATGGCGGCTTCTATGGGCTATCGCGTTGTAGGATACGATTTCCAGAGAACCTATCGAAAGCCTTGTGGCGACGCCGTCGTCGTCAATAGAGAATACGAAGCTCTGCTCCGCCGATCTAATAGTATAACTGGAATCGTTAGGAGGCATATAATTGATATTGACGGGGAGAAGACTATTGACATAGATCATAGCCGTCCAGCGTGGTACATTATCGATAAAGCCGGGTTCGTCGATTACCTGAGAGAAGCGGCTTTGAGCGAGGGTGCACACGTCGTCTATAAGCAGGTTAAGCCGGAAAGCGTTGGAGGACATGTAGTGGTCGATGCTAGAGGCCCCTACGCACATTCCTCAAACAGAAACGCATGGATAATGGCCTATAGAGCCCTCGTGAAAAGCGATGCATGGCCCGAGGATACTGCGCTGCTACGATTCGAGACTACTTCATCGGGGATCCTGTGGATTTTCCCGGGCAACCGTAGGGGAGTTGTTAATGTGGGCGGCGGGGTCAAGGGCGCTTCTATAAGCGAGGTTAAACGGTATATTATCTCGATTGTCAGGGAGAGGCTGGGGAGTAATGCTGAAGTCATAGAGGAGTCGGTTGCGCCAATAGCCGTTTACTCCAAGGTTGACCCAGTCAGAGGGAGGGTCGTCAAGCTGGGCGAGGCTGGCGGTCTGATAAACTCCGCTGGGGGAGAGGGTATCCGGATGGCTCTTCTCTCGGCTCTGAGGACGAAGGAGATCCTAGCCGAGGGCCTGGAGGGATTCAACAGTAAGTATCCTAGCACGATACGGGACATAGCCTCCGAGGCTATCTTATCACGAAGGCTTCTCTACGCTATGGAGAGAGCTAAGCCCGGTCTTGGGAGAGAGATATTGACTGGGCTACCTGTATCGTTTTGGCATGGGTTCCTGAGGGGCGAGCTATCTAGGACTCTGATAGCGAGATCGCTGATTAGCAGGCCTAGGACTGCTCTGCTAGTCCTCAGAGCTCTCTTATCCTCTCAAGCTTAG
- a CDS encoding DEAD/DEAH box helicase, producing MSINEVSQELRDLIARLDLAAKRQKGSIIHVEVETSSGSDKLVSLEEVDMTPQLKRALRAYGIEKLYSFQRDALETYRSGNDMVIVAGTGTGKTEAFMIPLLDDMLRRGEDIARPYAIISYPTKALARDQYIRMKRLAEGHLGYHVAVLDGDTPSGERDKIYSEPPHILVTNPDMLHYGLIHSSRIKRLVSRASILVLDEMHVYRGVFGTHVKWVLYRLEKITGELRHIGAGATIGNPRELGERLFGSTPKIVEGPRRRKGTAIHVLVNVGSGSRWSLAASIIGLLVRMGLKTLAFVDSQQMAELVARITRKSVGVKVGVHRAGLPSDYRKKIEDEFRNGSLMAIVATPTMELGVDIGDLDAVLMVNLPHSFSSYLQRAGRAGRRDRPGIVITLLGDNPIESYFARRPREFFSQEPDPSYIEPSNREVAKLHLVALAMQEGFVNPESLPMELRSVVKEVEKLGLLKNAKDKIYPDWSRARIFVEKHGGLRSVGIRVSIVEQGKKIGYRDLPPALYDLYPGAIYYHMGRSYLSVKLDLERMIAEVRRLGADVNFYTKPLYTVDVTEIIPLESRQIGPLKLVYADVKLVVIVSGYIVREEYTGRKLYTMDYKEPLTWSYYTKALVTRYPNPGISSPVALISGYHALEHALISAAKPVVGAAETDLGGVSYPSGHIVIYDSVPGGHGAARLVYERLERIHEVTEKILVECDCEDGCPKCVFSPYCGNNNQFLSRTNAYRILRHVFELERRGVTRVSEARIEGKPIA from the coding sequence GTGTCAATCAACGAGGTAAGCCAAGAACTCAGAGACCTGATAGCCCGGTTAGACCTAGCCGCGAAGCGTCAAAAGGGTAGCATAATCCACGTTGAGGTAGAGACCAGCAGCGGCTCAGACAAGCTTGTCAGCCTTGAGGAAGTGGATATGACGCCTCAACTCAAAAGGGCTCTAAGAGCTTATGGTATAGAGAAGCTATACTCCTTCCAACGCGATGCACTCGAAACTTATAGATCGGGCAACGATATGGTGATCGTAGCTGGCACGGGTACTGGCAAGACAGAGGCGTTCATGATACCACTCCTAGACGATATGCTGCGTCGAGGCGAGGATATTGCTAGGCCCTACGCCATAATCTCTTATCCGACCAAAGCGCTTGCAAGGGACCAGTACATTAGGATGAAGAGGCTGGCCGAGGGGCACCTAGGCTACCATGTCGCGGTTCTGGACGGTGACACTCCAAGCGGAGAACGAGACAAGATATATTCCGAGCCACCCCATATACTAGTAACAAACCCGGATATGCTACACTATGGCTTGATACACTCGTCTAGGATAAAGAGGCTAGTCTCAAGGGCGAGCATACTAGTCCTCGACGAGATGCACGTATACCGCGGCGTGTTTGGAACCCACGTAAAATGGGTTCTCTATAGGCTCGAAAAGATAACAGGAGAGCTTAGACATATCGGCGCAGGCGCGACCATAGGAAATCCCAGGGAGCTAGGCGAGAGACTATTCGGCTCGACGCCGAAGATAGTAGAGGGTCCAAGGAGAAGGAAGGGAACAGCTATACACGTCCTAGTAAACGTAGGATCCGGGAGTAGATGGAGCCTCGCAGCGTCTATAATAGGATTGCTAGTCCGTATGGGGCTAAAGACCCTAGCCTTTGTCGACAGCCAACAAATGGCAGAGCTTGTAGCCAGGATAACCAGGAAAAGCGTCGGGGTCAAAGTAGGGGTTCATAGAGCCGGGCTACCCAGCGACTACAGGAAAAAGATTGAGGACGAGTTCCGCAACGGCAGCCTTATGGCAATAGTTGCAACTCCCACAATGGAGCTAGGCGTAGATATAGGGGATTTAGACGCCGTCCTAATGGTTAACTTGCCGCATAGCTTCTCAAGCTATCTACAAAGGGCTGGTAGGGCTGGTAGACGCGACAGACCGGGCATAGTAATAACATTGCTAGGAGACAACCCCATTGAGTCCTACTTCGCTAGGAGGCCGAGGGAATTCTTCTCGCAGGAGCCAGATCCAAGTTATATCGAACCCTCTAACAGAGAGGTAGCGAAGCTCCACTTGGTAGCTCTAGCAATGCAAGAGGGATTCGTCAACCCGGAGTCGCTCCCCATGGAGCTGAGAAGCGTCGTGAAAGAGGTGGAGAAGCTGGGCCTGCTCAAGAATGCTAAGGATAAAATCTATCCTGACTGGAGCAGGGCTAGGATATTCGTCGAGAAACACGGCGGGTTACGGAGCGTTGGAATACGGGTCTCTATAGTCGAGCAGGGCAAAAAGATTGGCTATAGAGACCTGCCTCCCGCCCTATACGACCTGTATCCCGGGGCAATCTACTATCATATGGGCCGCTCCTACCTATCGGTTAAACTCGACCTAGAGAGAATGATAGCCGAGGTGAGAAGGCTTGGAGCAGATGTTAATTTCTACACAAAGCCGCTCTACACAGTGGACGTAACGGAGATAATACCCCTGGAATCCAGGCAGATAGGGCCATTGAAACTAGTTTATGCCGACGTAAAACTAGTAGTTATAGTAAGCGGATACATCGTCAGAGAGGAATATACGGGGAGAAAGCTCTACACGATGGACTACAAGGAACCACTAACATGGTCATATTACACAAAAGCCCTTGTAACAAGATACCCCAACCCGGGAATATCTAGCCCGGTAGCCTTGATCAGCGGATACCACGCGCTAGAACACGCACTCATATCGGCGGCTAAACCAGTGGTGGGTGCAGCTGAAACGGATCTAGGAGGGGTGAGTTATCCCTCAGGCCACATAGTAATCTACGACTCGGTGCCCGGGGGCCACGGCGCTGCCAGACTAGTCTACGAGAGGCTAGAGAGGATACACGAGGTAACCGAGAAAATCCTGGTAGAATGCGATTGCGAGGACGGGTGTCCGAAATGCGTGTTCAGTCCCTACTGCGGTAACAACAACCAGTTTCTATCGAGGACTAATGCCTACAGAATACTAAGGCATGTATTCGAGTTAGAAAGGCGTGGAGTAACCAGAGTCAGTGAAGCAAGAATCGAAGGAAAGCCGATCGCCTAG
- a CDS encoding peroxiredoxin yields the protein MPGEIPLIGEKFPEMEVVTDHGVVKLPDAFKGKWFVLFSHPADFTPVCTTEFVAFSLRYEDFKKLNTELIGLSVDSNFSHIKWKEWIEKELGVKVPFPIIADPQGNVAKKLGLLHAESSTHTVRAVFVVDDKGVIRTILYYPLELGRLIDEILRIVTALQISDKYGRAVPANWPNNEIIGDKLIVPPPGTYSEAMERMKQFKCKDWWFCWDDNASEEEKNLARGFIERAAKKPEKLLAE from the coding sequence ATGCCCGGAGAAATCCCACTCATAGGAGAGAAGTTCCCCGAGATGGAAGTCGTCACCGACCACGGAGTCGTGAAGCTGCCAGACGCCTTCAAGGGCAAATGGTTCGTGCTATTCAGCCACCCTGCAGACTTCACGCCAGTATGTACAACCGAGTTCGTAGCCTTCTCCCTAAGATACGAGGACTTCAAGAAGCTGAACACCGAACTCATAGGGCTCAGCGTTGACAGCAACTTCAGCCATATCAAGTGGAAGGAGTGGATAGAGAAGGAGCTAGGAGTGAAGGTTCCCTTCCCAATAATCGCGGACCCACAGGGCAATGTCGCCAAGAAGCTAGGTCTCCTCCATGCCGAGAGCAGTACTCACACCGTCAGGGCCGTGTTCGTGGTTGACGATAAAGGTGTCATAAGGACGATACTCTACTACCCGCTGGAGCTCGGAAGGCTAATAGACGAGATCTTAAGGATAGTGACTGCGCTACAGATCAGCGACAAGTACGGCAGAGCCGTGCCAGCCAACTGGCCTAACAACGAGATCATAGGCGACAAGCTCATAGTACCACCGCCAGGCACCTACAGCGAGGCGATGGAGAGGATGAAGCAGTTCAAATGCAAGGACTGGTGGTTCTGCTGGGACGACAACGCCAGCGAAGAGGAGAAGAACCTAGCTAGGGGCTTCATAGAGAGAGCCGCTAAGAAGCCCGAGAAGCTCCTAGCAGAGTAG
- a CDS encoding dolichol kinase, whose protein sequence is MTGAGLVPSDLGRELMVTLLLGLYALFVVFATKYTYRYFIGKGLPHNVAIYYNRKIIHIMAGGVIALLTPVLYSTPLLPALAALALGGFLYYFHRRGKLLYWFQTRDNMYEVNFTIAWGISLFILWIILGDPRLAVLPALFIAFGDAVTGVVRNYLFARRTKHWLGNVAMALVVVPLGLIYGGLMGGLAGVISSFVERYEFGPIDDNLLIALASSLILLSAGLAS, encoded by the coding sequence TTGACGGGGGCTGGCCTAGTGCCGAGTGATCTAGGTCGGGAGCTGATGGTTACTCTTCTCTTAGGCCTATACGCTTTGTTTGTGGTCTTCGCCACTAAGTACACGTACAGATACTTCATTGGAAAAGGTCTCCCCCATAACGTTGCCATATACTATAACCGGAAGATAATCCATATAATGGCGGGAGGCGTTATCGCGCTGCTCACGCCAGTACTCTACTCGACACCACTTCTACCAGCGCTGGCAGCTCTAGCACTCGGGGGCTTCCTCTACTATTTCCATAGAAGGGGCAAGTTGCTCTACTGGTTTCAGACTAGAGATAACATGTACGAGGTCAATTTTACCATAGCCTGGGGTATAAGCTTATTCATATTGTGGATCATCCTTGGGGATCCCCGCTTAGCAGTTCTTCCAGCGCTCTTCATAGCCTTCGGCGACGCGGTAACGGGAGTTGTGAGGAACTATCTCTTCGCCAGAAGGACGAAACACTGGTTGGGTAACGTGGCCATGGCCCTGGTAGTGGTTCCACTAGGACTCATATATGGCGGGCTCATGGGTGGCCTCGCAGGAGTTATATCGAGTTTCGTCGAAAGGTATGAGTTCGGGCCTATCGACGATAACCTATTGATTGCACTGGCCTCCTCACTAATACTATTGTCTGCGGGCCTGGCCAGCTAA
- a CDS encoding 30S ribosomal protein S15, whose amino-acid sequence MNKKREKGRSHSTRPARPTVPSWIIYTPEEIEGIIEELAKKGYGPSMIGIILRDQFGIPLAKPLLGKKVTRVLKEKGVAPPLPEDLMTLIRKAVNLRRHLSEHPKDFNAKKGLLDLESKIRRLVKYYKKRGVLPPEWTYSPERAKLLVAEYS is encoded by the coding sequence TTGAATAAGAAGAGAGAGAAGGGACGTTCGCACTCTACACGGCCAGCTAGACCCACAGTGCCGTCATGGATAATCTACACGCCGGAGGAGATAGAGGGTATAATAGAGGAGCTAGCGAAGAAGGGCTATGGGCCTAGCATGATAGGAATAATCCTTAGAGACCAGTTCGGTATACCACTAGCCAAGCCACTTCTCGGGAAAAAGGTAACACGCGTCTTGAAGGAAAAGGGGGTAGCTCCACCGCTACCAGAAGACTTAATGACGCTCATAAGGAAAGCCGTCAACTTAAGGAGGCATCTATCCGAGCATCCTAAGGACTTCAACGCTAAAAAGGGGCTTCTCGACCTGGAGTCGAAGATAAGGAGGCTCGTGAAATACTACAAGAAGAGGGGCGTGCTTCCTCCAGAATGGACCTATAGCCCCGAGAGGGCAAAGCTCCTGGTAGCAGAGTACAGCTAG
- a CDS encoding 30S ribosomal protein S3ae, whose amino-acid sequence MARRRRGRPTGDTWRLKKWYTVVAPPLFGEAPLGITPADDPDKLIGRVMEVTLFDITGDYAHVHIKLYFQIVKVEGETAYTRFKGHELLRDYIRSLTRRKSSKITGIFDVWTKDGYGLRVTAMVFTRYRCKSSQKKLIRKRMKEIIEKRASESSLDEFIQAMVFSDQEGSLAQEIDEAARKIYAIRKVEIAKSKLLWVPGAEGPEKAVVISPIQLRAR is encoded by the coding sequence ATGGCAAGGAGGAGGCGTGGAAGGCCTACCGGGGATACGTGGAGGCTTAAGAAATGGTACACGGTTGTGGCTCCCCCGCTCTTCGGGGAGGCGCCACTGGGGATTACTCCGGCGGACGATCCCGACAAGCTGATAGGTAGGGTCATGGAAGTTACTCTTTTCGATATCACGGGAGACTACGCCCACGTCCACATAAAGCTATACTTCCAGATAGTAAAGGTCGAAGGAGAAACAGCGTATACGAGATTCAAGGGGCACGAGCTGCTCCGAGATTATATAAGGAGCCTCACTAGGAGGAAAAGCAGTAAGATAACCGGCATCTTCGATGTATGGACCAAGGACGGCTATGGGCTAAGGGTGACTGCGATGGTCTTCACTAGATACCGGTGCAAGAGTAGCCAGAAGAAGCTTATCCGGAAGAGGATGAAGGAGATTATAGAGAAAAGGGCTTCTGAGTCGTCGCTAGACGAGTTCATACAAGCAATGGTATTCAGCGACCAAGAAGGAAGCCTCGCCCAAGAGATAGACGAGGCTGCTAGGAAAATCTATGCAATAAGAAAGGTGGAGATAGCCAAGTCGAAGCTACTCTGGGTTCCGGGAGCAGAGGGCCCCGAGAAGGCTGTTGTCATCTCCCCAATACAGTTAAGAGCCAGGTAG
- a CDS encoding SPOUT family RNA methylase gives MTSARTDPCILVKTSLGMERIAAARIEEALPWVRAKPSPKGFKGLVLVYNCKDGDEKEIADKVVEADRIIPVMAVAKADPSEIAEKAAELSRHHISSSECFAVRTVRRGRHSFTSIDVNVIVGEKVRKASGACVNLTRPDKLVIVEILQDTALISIQPGSIEWKKMKPGKNPVTRLFKRLSVVQMPYLGPLDACRNMGVRIGREVQNFEVKELVVAPAGSVDARQLSEFLNGLFEGIESRYRIQSRSYHRETRRVPVYLQDIHQLVRDRRGEVIIVLEPEGEPVSKVADTLWELLVKGKRVNILAGSREGVPLGIYRYADLVIDVAPGVTLSTEYAIASALIAFATLLHDRLGGLEDEKPNTTGGGKGGEAKAPDRDKA, from the coding sequence TTGACCAGCGCTCGCACAGACCCATGTATACTCGTCAAGACATCCCTTGGGATGGAGAGGATAGCTGCCGCTAGAATCGAGGAGGCCTTACCCTGGGTGAGGGCAAAGCCCTCGCCAAAGGGGTTCAAAGGCCTAGTCCTCGTGTATAACTGTAAAGACGGCGACGAGAAGGAGATAGCGGACAAGGTTGTGGAGGCGGATCGCATAATACCGGTCATGGCGGTCGCCAAGGCTGATCCCTCCGAGATAGCCGAGAAAGCAGCGGAATTATCCCGCCACCATATATCTAGTAGCGAGTGCTTTGCCGTTAGGACGGTCAGGAGGGGGAGACATTCCTTTACAAGCATAGACGTTAACGTTATCGTGGGAGAGAAAGTAAGGAAGGCCTCCGGGGCCTGCGTCAACCTGACGCGACCGGACAAGCTAGTCATAGTGGAGATACTCCAAGACACTGCACTAATCTCTATACAGCCGGGCAGCATAGAATGGAAGAAGATGAAGCCCGGCAAAAACCCTGTCACTAGACTCTTCAAGCGGCTGAGCGTAGTCCAGATGCCATATCTGGGCCCCCTAGACGCGTGCCGTAACATGGGTGTAAGGATAGGTAGGGAGGTCCAGAACTTTGAGGTGAAGGAGCTTGTAGTGGCGCCGGCTGGTAGTGTGGATGCGAGGCAGCTATCGGAGTTCCTAAACGGTCTCTTCGAGGGGATAGAATCCAGGTACAGGATACAATCTAGGAGCTACCATAGGGAGACTAGGAGGGTCCCCGTCTACCTCCAGGACATACACCAGCTAGTCAGAGACCGGAGAGGCGAAGTCATAATAGTACTAGAACCCGAGGGTGAGCCCGTCTCAAAGGTAGCTGATACCCTGTGGGAGCTCCTCGTAAAAGGCAAGAGGGTCAACATTCTAGCAGGCTCCCGCGAGGGCGTCCCCCTAGGCATATACAGGTACGCTGACCTAGTAATCGACGTGGCTCCAGGAGTCACTCTATCGACGGAATACGCTATAGCCTCAGCGCTTATAGCGTTCGCCACCCTACTCCACGATAGACTAGGAGGATTAGAGGATGAAAAGCCTAATACTACTGGCGGCGGGAAAGGGGGAGAGGCTAAGGCCCCTGACCGAGACAAGGCCTAA
- a CDS encoding NTP transferase domain-containing protein: MKSLILLAAGKGERLRPLTETRPKPLMPVVDETILCRHLRLATESYSPDEIIVVASYMIDDIRRHVRDCGFEATIVNQEGEKGTGDAINKALASSNGDEFLIIYSDIYIDARVYESMASSETPSILAAPVDKPWEYGVLETLEDTYMKRIVEKPPRGREPSNLVFAGMIKLGREHASYFKKIPLSPRNEYEATDGLTMLAQDYPVRIVKVADKGQWLDIGRPWDLLEANRLALASKTGQTRVQGEVHSTAVLEGPVIVEEGAVIKPFTVLEGPAYIGRGAVVGPHAYIRGWGVLGDGSKVGHSTEFKASILFEGAKAPHLNYIGDSIVGEHVNLGAGTVTANLRFDKKTIKMSIKNVRVDTGRSKLGAVIGGYAQTGINVSIYPGVKIGSHALVYPGCVVKRDVEKNGVVKCS; the protein is encoded by the coding sequence ATGAAAAGCCTAATACTACTGGCGGCGGGAAAGGGGGAGAGGCTAAGGCCCCTGACCGAGACAAGGCCTAAACCCCTAATGCCGGTAGTAGACGAGACAATCCTATGCCGCCACCTCCGACTAGCCACGGAATCCTATTCCCCCGACGAGATTATAGTCGTGGCATCGTACATGATCGACGACATAAGAAGGCACGTCAGAGACTGTGGATTCGAAGCCACGATCGTCAACCAAGAAGGAGAGAAGGGGACCGGGGACGCGATAAATAAAGCCCTAGCCAGTTCAAACGGCGACGAATTCCTGATAATCTACTCGGACATATACATCGACGCTAGAGTCTACGAGTCAATGGCTTCGTCAGAGACGCCCTCCATACTAGCAGCACCCGTGGACAAGCCTTGGGAGTACGGTGTGCTTGAGACACTAGAAGACACATACATGAAAAGAATAGTCGAGAAGCCCCCCAGGGGGAGGGAGCCGAGTAACCTGGTCTTCGCGGGCATGATAAAACTGGGCCGAGAGCACGCCAGCTACTTCAAGAAAATCCCCTTATCGCCGAGGAATGAGTATGAAGCCACCGACGGGTTAACTATGCTAGCTCAAGACTACCCGGTGAGAATAGTCAAGGTTGCAGACAAGGGACAGTGGCTGGACATAGGAAGGCCCTGGGATCTCCTGGAGGCAAACAGGCTAGCTCTAGCCTCGAAGACGGGCCAGACTAGGGTACAAGGCGAGGTACACTCCACTGCTGTCCTGGAGGGACCCGTTATTGTCGAGGAGGGCGCAGTCATCAAGCCATTCACAGTCCTGGAGGGACCCGCGTATATAGGACGTGGCGCGGTCGTCGGCCCTCACGCCTACATACGTGGCTGGGGGGTCCTGGGAGACGGATCCAAGGTAGGCCACTCGACAGAGTTTAAAGCCTCCATTCTGTTCGAGGGCGCCAAGGCGCCCCACCTCAACTATATCGGCGATAGCATAGTGGGCGAGCACGTTAACCTGGGGGCTGGAACAGTAACGGCTAACCTAAGGTTCGACAAGAAGACAATTAAGATGAGTATAAAAAATGTCAGGGTCGACACGGGCAGGAGCAAACTCGGCGCGGTAATAGGCGGGTACGCCCAGACAGGTATAAACGTCTCGATATACCCCGGAGTAAAGATAGGATCACACGCTCTAGTGTACCCCGGCTGCGTCGTGAAGAGGGACGTCGAGAAGAACGGTGTAGTTAAGTGCAGCTAG
- a CDS encoding radical SAM protein, with the protein MQLEIALVYLSDRRVAYSSIAFHMLKAYLEENRVRTATYFLEDGELVAERPSPHPRKARIVVTSLPYELLYTELIKALDNAGIPVWRNERTGEHPVILAGGPSVTANPAPLTPILDAVLVGEAEPVLDDIIDASQAETRRRALERLASTPGLLIPGLKERVKRIYVKDLDKAWYPVNQRVPPGVEPVWGRSFMLETTRGCSRMCRFCMEGAIFRPKRDRGYATLRNLLEAGLEETRAGKVSFYSLAFFDNPDAEGILAHAVALGLEVSVPSIRAETLTVDRARLIAEGGQRTITIAPETGSCRIGEAINKCIGLEGTMNAIDTVLEAGLNNVKLYLITGFPGELDNEFIETIRLAEEAAIRVARGGGTLKVSINPFIPKPVTPLQWAPAPDPKIAARRIQLLRKSVSRKGGRVTWYDPKWIIPQTVFSRGDSRISQLIIEWARRGARLGQFKGVARESRLNLEYYLAEKPVEWDPPWHELVEHPYASLRSLRFEYKSFLSVIASGRHR; encoded by the coding sequence GTGCAGCTAGAGATAGCACTAGTGTATCTCTCCGACAGGCGAGTGGCGTACTCCAGCATAGCATTCCACATGCTGAAAGCCTACTTAGAGGAGAACAGGGTTCGAACAGCTACATATTTTCTAGAGGATGGGGAGCTAGTCGCTGAGCGTCCCTCTCCCCATCCCCGGAAGGCAAGAATCGTTGTGACGAGCCTCCCATACGAGCTCCTCTACACGGAGCTGATCAAGGCCCTAGACAATGCAGGGATACCCGTCTGGAGGAATGAAAGAACCGGAGAACACCCCGTAATACTGGCTGGGGGTCCCTCTGTAACCGCAAATCCAGCGCCTCTAACACCCATCCTAGACGCTGTACTAGTCGGAGAGGCAGAGCCGGTGCTCGACGACATAATAGACGCGTCGCAAGCCGAAACCAGGAGAAGGGCTCTAGAGAGGCTAGCCAGCACGCCAGGCCTGCTAATCCCAGGCTTGAAGGAGAGGGTTAAGAGGATCTATGTAAAGGACCTCGATAAAGCATGGTACCCGGTGAACCAGCGAGTCCCTCCCGGAGTGGAGCCTGTATGGGGCAGATCCTTTATGCTGGAGACAACGCGGGGCTGTAGCAGGATGTGTAGGTTCTGCATGGAGGGAGCGATCTTCCGGCCAAAACGCGATAGAGGCTATGCCACCCTAAGGAACCTACTAGAGGCAGGGTTAGAAGAGACTAGGGCTGGGAAGGTGAGCTTCTATAGCCTAGCCTTCTTCGATAACCCAGACGCTGAGGGGATACTCGCACATGCAGTGGCCCTCGGCTTAGAGGTATCAGTCCCCAGTATAAGGGCTGAGACGCTCACTGTCGATAGGGCCAGGCTCATAGCTGAAGGCGGTCAAAGAACGATAACGATAGCCCCGGAGACGGGGAGCTGCCGGATAGGCGAGGCTATAAACAAGTGCATAGGTTTAGAGGGGACAATGAATGCTATAGACACTGTCCTAGAGGCAGGGTTAAACAATGTAAAACTCTACCTAATAACCGGCTTCCCTGGAGAGCTAGATAACGAGTTCATAGAGACGATCCGCCTGGCGGAGGAAGCGGCGATTAGAGTTGCTAGAGGCGGAGGGACCCTCAAGGTCTCCATAAACCCCTTCATCCCGAAGCCTGTAACCCCACTACAATGGGCTCCCGCCCCAGACCCCAAGATAGCCGCCAGGAGAATCCAGTTATTGAGGAAGAGTGTATCTAGGAAAGGCGGCCGAGTTACTTGGTATGATCCCAAATGGATCATACCACAGACCGTCTTTTCGAGGGGTGACTCCAGAATCTCCCAGTTGATAATAGAATGGGCAAGGAGGGGGGCCAGGCTCGGACAGTTCAAGGGGGTAGCCAGAGAGAGCCGGTTGAACCTCGAATACTACTTAGCCGAGAAGCCTGTGGAGTGGGACCCGCCATGGCACGAGCTAGTTGAACATCCCTATGCTAGCCTTAGAAGCCTAAGGTTCGAGTACAAGTCCTTCCTCTCGGTTATCGCCTCTGGAAGGCATCGATGA